The following coding sequences lie in one Rutidosis leptorrhynchoides isolate AG116_Rl617_1_P2 chromosome 6, CSIRO_AGI_Rlap_v1, whole genome shotgun sequence genomic window:
- the LOC139853413 gene encoding OVARIAN TUMOR DOMAIN-containing deubiquitinating enzyme 4-like, with translation MQRRRRRRKLKKEDVCNSTSEPVPAEVITNFSNAKQVHTDYSVIGIPGDGRCLFRAVAHGAFLRSWKVAPSESLQRDLADELRAKVADEFVKRREEMER, from the exons atgcaaagaagaagaagaagaagaaagcttAAAAAGGAGGATGTTTGTAATTCGACGTCTGAACCGGTACCCGCCGAAGTGATCACTAACTTTTCAAATGCAAAGCAAGTGCACACCGATTATTCAGTCATAG GAATACCTGGAGATGGGAGATGTTTGTTTAGGGCTGTTGCTCATGGAGCTTTTTTAAGATCATGGAAGGTTGCTCCTAGTGAGAGCCTTCAAAGAGACTTGGCTGATGAATTACGTGCTAAA GTGGCGGATGAATTTGTCAAAAGACGGGAGGAAATGGAACGGTGA
- the LOC139853414 gene encoding uncharacterized protein → MYLLMFIEGDFDSYVSQIRKTRVWGGEPELLMASHVLKMPIRVYMNNDKEVSGGGLISIAEFGHEYSKEDAIKVLFHGFGHYDALHIPGLLLTSLQNNNINVPLTNNTFNPSVSELAFDMVASGRLSSDKDLFAAEFYRKKLPQSANDDDEKERVIIVEEEKVKKGEEGSVLVGELKISEVDVAGVKSEGETCKKKKTTIWGGSNGKQQLQQARSRWFVANGMGKNTTKHPLMKSKGCGAGLRSISSSKVNGSSSSVVVKEEDTPPVPPVVVRVNQVRRRRRRYGVVQR, encoded by the exons ATGTATCTACTCAT GTTCATTGAAGGTGACTTTGATTCGTATGTGTCACAAATAAGGAAGACACGTGTATGGGGAGGCGAACCTGAACTGCTCATGGCATCTCATGTTCTCAA gaTGCCAATTAGGGTGTACATGAATAATGATAAGGAGGTTTCAGGTGGTGGTCTAATATCGATTGCTGAATTCGGTCATGAATACAGCAAGGAAGATGCTATCAAAGTATTGTTCCATGGGTTTGGCCATTACGATGCGTTACATATTCCTG GATTATTATTGACATCCTTAcagaataataacattaatgttcCATTGACCAACAACACCTTTAATCCTTCAGTATCGGAGCTGGCTTTTGATATGGTGGCTTCTGGGCGGCTTTCCAGTGACAAAGATCTGTTTGCAGCCGAGTTCTACAG GAAAAAACTTCCCCAGAgtgcgaatgatgatgatgaaaaagagAGAGTTATTATTGTTGAAGAAGAGAAGGTTAAAAAAGGTGAAGAAGGAAGCGTTTTGGTTGGTGAGTTGAAGATATCAGAAGTTGATGTTGCAGGTGTGAAAAGTGAGGGTGAAACATGTAAGAAGAAGAAGACGACGATATGGGGTGGTTCAAACGGTAAACAACAACTGCAACAGGCTAGATCGCGATGGTTTGTTGCAAATGGAATGGGGAAGAATACAACAAAGCATCCGCTTATGAAGTCAAAAGGTTGTGGGGCTGGTCTGAGGAGCATATCATCATCAAAGGTGAatggatcatcatcatcagtagTAGTTAAGGAAGAAGATACACCACCAGTACCACCTGTAGTAGTGAGGGTGAACCaagtaagaagaagaagaagacgatATGGGGTGGTTCAAAGGTGA